Proteins encoded together in one Mycobacterium simiae window:
- a CDS encoding cytochrome P450, producing the protein MTPVMSHSAPVIFRLATAETWAAPWPMYRALRDHDPVHHVVPPKHPEHDYYVLSRHADVWSAARDHDTFSSAQGLTVNYGDLEMIGLQDNPPFVMQDPPSHTEFRKLVSRGFTPRQVEAIEPRVRRFVVQRIEKLRADGGGDIVAELFKPLPSMVVAHYLGVPEEDWDQFDGWTQAIVAANTADGGVAGAPETAGDAVGTMMAYFTELIQRRRTCPADDTISHLVGAGVGGTDSDVSGTLSILAFTFTMVTGGNDTVTGMLGGSMPLLHERPDQRKLLADNPGLIGDAVEELLRLTSPVQGLARTATHDVTIGDTTIAAGRRVLLLYGSANRDERQYGPDAEELNVTRRPRNILTFSHGAHHCLGAAAARMQSRVALTELLSRCPDFDVDEKSVVWAGGSYVRRPLSVPITVNA; encoded by the coding sequence ATGACTCCGGTTATGTCTCACAGCGCGCCGGTCATCTTCCGGCTGGCCACCGCCGAAACCTGGGCCGCACCATGGCCGATGTACCGCGCCCTGCGCGACCACGATCCGGTGCACCACGTGGTGCCCCCGAAGCATCCCGAGCACGATTACTACGTGCTGTCCCGGCACGCCGACGTGTGGTCGGCGGCCCGGGACCACGACACGTTCTCCTCGGCGCAGGGACTGACGGTCAACTACGGCGACTTGGAAATGATTGGGCTGCAAGATAATCCCCCATTCGTCATGCAGGATCCCCCGTCACACACCGAATTTCGTAAACTGGTCTCGCGCGGTTTCACGCCCCGCCAGGTCGAGGCGATCGAGCCCAGGGTCCGCCGGTTCGTCGTGCAGCGCATCGAGAAGCTGCGCGCCGACGGTGGCGGCGATATCGTGGCCGAGCTCTTCAAGCCGCTGCCTTCGATGGTGGTCGCCCATTACCTTGGTGTGCCCGAAGAGGATTGGGACCAATTCGACGGGTGGACCCAGGCCATCGTCGCGGCCAACACCGCCGACGGCGGCGTTGCGGGCGCGCCGGAAACCGCCGGTGACGCGGTCGGCACGATGATGGCCTACTTCACCGAGCTGATCCAGCGTCGGCGGACCTGCCCCGCCGACGACACCATCTCGCACCTGGTCGGCGCCGGAGTGGGCGGCACCGACAGCGACGTCTCCGGGACGCTATCGATTCTGGCATTCACCTTCACGATGGTCACCGGCGGCAACGACACCGTGACGGGCATGCTGGGCGGTTCGATGCCGCTGCTGCACGAGCGGCCCGACCAGCGAAAGCTGCTGGCGGACAATCCAGGACTGATCGGTGATGCGGTCGAGGAGCTGTTGCGGCTGACCTCGCCGGTGCAGGGACTGGCCCGCACTGCCACCCACGACGTGACGATCGGCGACACCACCATCGCGGCCGGTCGCCGAGTGCTGCTGCTGTACGGGTCGGCCAACCGCGACGAACGCCAATACGGACCGGACGCCGAGGAACTGAACGTCACCCGGCGTCCTCGCAACATCCTGACCTTCAGCCACGGCGCCCATCACTGCCTCGGCGCAGCCGCCGCCCGGATGCAGTCCCGCGTCGCGCTGACCGAATTACTGTCCCGCTGCCCGGATTTCGACGTGGACGAGAAGTCCGTCGTGTGGGCGGGCGGCAGCTATGTGCGCCGCCCGCTGTCGGTACCGATCACCGTGAACGCCTGA
- a CDS encoding FAD-binding oxidoreductase has product MTVNADILADLIASLPEGVVVTDPAITDGYRHDRAFDPSAGTPLAVVRPRRTEEVQTVMRWATAHKVPVVPRGAGTGLSGGATALANGIVLSTEKMRDITVDPVTRTAVCQPGLLNAEVKKAVAQYGLWYPPDPSSYEICSIGGNIATNAGGICCVKYGVTTDYVLGLQVVLADGTAIRLGGARLKDVAGLSLTKLFVGSEGTLGIVTEVTLRLLPAQNTSSVVVATFASLEAAVDAVLGVTARLRPSMLEFMDQVSINAVEDTLRMDLDRNAAAMLVAGSDERGRTGNEDAELIAAVFAENKATDVFSTSDPDEGEAFVAARRFCIPAVEAKGSLLLEDVGVPLPALGSLVTGVADIAEHHDLMISVIAHAGDGNTHPLIVYDAADAEMTARANLAFGEIMQLAIGLGGTITGEHGVGRLKRPWLDGYLGPDVMMLNQRIKQALDPLGILNPGSAI; this is encoded by the coding sequence ATCACAGTCAACGCAGACATCTTGGCCGACCTGATCGCCAGCCTGCCCGAGGGGGTGGTGGTCACCGATCCGGCGATCACGGATGGCTACCGACACGATCGGGCCTTCGACCCCTCCGCGGGCACACCCCTCGCCGTGGTCCGGCCGCGCCGCACCGAAGAAGTACAGACGGTGATGCGTTGGGCCACTGCGCACAAGGTGCCCGTCGTGCCCCGGGGAGCCGGCACCGGCCTGTCCGGCGGAGCCACCGCGCTGGCGAACGGGATCGTGTTGTCGACGGAGAAGATGCGCGACATCACCGTCGATCCCGTCACCCGCACCGCGGTATGCCAGCCCGGCCTGCTCAACGCCGAGGTGAAGAAAGCGGTCGCCCAATACGGCCTGTGGTATCCGCCCGACCCGTCGTCGTACGAAATTTGCAGCATCGGCGGCAACATCGCGACCAACGCGGGCGGCATCTGCTGCGTAAAGTACGGCGTGACAACCGATTACGTGCTGGGCCTGCAGGTGGTGCTGGCCGACGGCACCGCCATTCGGCTGGGCGGCGCACGCCTTAAGGATGTCGCGGGGCTGAGCCTGACGAAGCTGTTCGTCGGCAGCGAAGGCACGCTGGGCATCGTCACGGAGGTGACGCTAAGGCTGCTGCCCGCCCAGAACACGTCCAGCGTCGTGGTGGCCACGTTCGCGTCGCTGGAAGCGGCGGTCGATGCGGTGCTCGGGGTCACCGCGCGGCTGCGACCGTCGATGCTGGAATTCATGGACCAGGTGTCGATCAATGCCGTCGAGGACACCCTGCGCATGGACCTCGACCGCAACGCCGCCGCGATGCTGGTGGCCGGCTCCGACGAGCGCGGCCGGACAGGCAACGAGGACGCCGAGCTGATCGCGGCTGTGTTCGCTGAGAACAAGGCAACGGACGTTTTCAGCACCAGCGATCCGGATGAGGGCGAGGCGTTCGTCGCCGCACGACGGTTCTGTATCCCCGCGGTCGAGGCCAAGGGTTCGCTGTTGCTCGAAGACGTCGGGGTGCCGTTGCCCGCCCTGGGCAGCCTGGTCACCGGAGTTGCGGACATTGCCGAACACCACGACCTGATGATCTCGGTGATCGCGCACGCGGGCGACGGCAACACGCACCCGTTGATCGTTTACGACGCAGCCGACGCCGAGATGACCGCGCGCGCCAACCTCGCGTTCGGCGAGATCATGCAGCTGGCTATCGGGTTGGGTGGCACGATCACCGGTGAACATGGGGTCGGCCGGCTGAAGCGGCCGTGGCTGGACGGTTATCTGGGACCCGACGTGATGATGCTGAATCAGCGCATCAAGCAGGCGCTCGACCCGCTGGGCATCCTCAACCCCGGGTCGGCGATCTAG
- a CDS encoding MFS transporter produces MTPSSRVPTLLILFATLAATAGAGISLVAFPWLALQHHGNARDASIVAVAMTLPLVGSTLIAGTAVDFFGRRRVSLISDTLSGAAVATVPLLGWCIGTDTLNVAALAALACCSAAFDPAGTTARQSMLPEASARAGWSLDRTNSVYEAVLNLAYIVGPGIGGLMIAAVGGVNTMWLTAGCFGLSFLAIGALRLQGTDTPHPTTRPDGLVSGVAEGLRFVWNVRVLRTLGLIDLVVTALYLPMESVLFPKYFSDHNQPAQLGWALMALGIGGVVGALGYAALSKYTRRRTAVLTATLTLGAASVGIAFLPPLRVILALCAVTGLVYGPIQPIYNYVMQTRAPQHLRGRVVGVMTGLTFAAGPVGLLVAGPLADTAGLRATFLTLAVPILLVGLVACGLPSLRELDREAEFAEGSAP; encoded by the coding sequence ATGACACCTTCCAGCCGAGTTCCGACGCTACTGATCCTGTTCGCCACGCTGGCGGCGACGGCGGGTGCCGGCATTTCGTTGGTCGCCTTCCCCTGGTTGGCGCTGCAGCACCACGGCAACGCGCGCGACGCATCGATCGTGGCCGTCGCGATGACGCTGCCGCTGGTCGGATCCACCCTGATCGCGGGCACCGCCGTTGACTTCTTCGGGCGTCGCCGGGTTTCGCTGATCTCCGACACGCTGTCCGGCGCCGCCGTGGCCACCGTCCCCCTCCTCGGCTGGTGCATCGGCACAGACACGCTCAACGTCGCCGCGCTCGCGGCGCTGGCCTGCTGCTCGGCGGCCTTCGACCCGGCCGGGACCACCGCCCGCCAGTCGATGCTGCCCGAGGCATCGGCCCGCGCCGGCTGGTCGCTCGATCGCACCAACAGCGTCTACGAAGCCGTTCTGAACCTGGCCTACATCGTGGGACCTGGGATCGGCGGTCTGATGATCGCCGCGGTCGGCGGCGTCAACACGATGTGGCTGACGGCGGGCTGCTTCGGGTTGTCGTTCCTCGCGATCGGCGCACTGCGGCTCCAGGGCACCGACACGCCGCATCCCACCACCCGACCCGACGGGCTGGTGTCCGGCGTCGCCGAAGGCCTGCGATTCGTCTGGAACGTGCGGGTGCTGCGCACGCTCGGGCTGATCGACCTGGTGGTGACTGCCCTGTATCTGCCGATGGAAAGCGTGTTGTTTCCCAAGTACTTCAGCGACCATAACCAGCCCGCACAGTTGGGCTGGGCGCTCATGGCGCTGGGGATCGGCGGTGTGGTCGGTGCGCTGGGCTACGCCGCCCTGTCGAAGTACACCCGCAGGCGCACGGCGGTGCTGACCGCGACCCTCACCTTGGGCGCCGCCTCGGTGGGCATCGCGTTCCTGCCACCGCTGCGGGTGATCCTGGCGCTGTGTGCGGTGACCGGGTTGGTCTACGGGCCGATCCAGCCCATCTACAACTACGTAATGCAGACGCGGGCGCCGCAGCATCTGCGGGGCCGGGTTGTCGGGGTGATGACCGGGCTCACATTCGCCGCGGGCCCGGTGGGACTGTTGGTGGCCGGACCGCTCGCCGACACCGCCGGGCTGCGGGCGACGTTCCTGACGCTGGCGGTCCCCATCCTGCTGGTCGGCCTGGTCGCGTGCGGGCTGCCGTCGCTGCGCGAGCTCGACCGCGAAGCCGAGTTTGCTGAAGGTTCCGCACCGTAA
- a CDS encoding uracil-DNA glycosylase, with translation MLVHPNTGVAFESPVPPGSGWPGDPATPLTAAAADAAQVRALAGAAGSVPELDAVVSVCRACPRLVTWREDVAVIKRRAFADQPYWGRPVPGWGSQRPRIFIVGLAPAAHGANRTGRMFTGDRSGDQLYAALYRAGLVNQPTSVDAADGLRTKQIRISAPVRCAPPANVPTPVERDTCWPWLESEWRLVREHVRVVVALGGFGWQIALRLPGAPEGAPEMQALRAGPKPRFGHGIVAMLPSGVRLLGCYHPSQQNMFTGRLTPAMLDDIFIEAKKLAGIR, from the coding sequence GTGCTTGTTCATCCGAACACCGGCGTCGCGTTCGAGTCACCGGTGCCCCCGGGCAGCGGGTGGCCCGGTGATCCGGCCACGCCACTGACCGCCGCGGCGGCCGACGCGGCGCAGGTTCGGGCGCTGGCCGGGGCCGCCGGTTCGGTGCCGGAACTGGATGCCGTGGTCAGCGTGTGCCGGGCCTGCCCCCGCCTGGTCACCTGGCGTGAGGATGTTGCCGTCATCAAGCGTCGCGCGTTTGCCGACCAACCGTATTGGGGCCGGCCGGTACCGGGTTGGGGATCGCAGCGGCCGCGGATCTTCATCGTGGGGTTGGCGCCGGCGGCCCACGGCGCCAACCGAACTGGACGCATGTTCACCGGTGACCGGTCCGGCGACCAGCTCTACGCCGCGTTGTACCGAGCCGGGCTGGTGAACCAACCGACCAGCGTGGACGCCGCGGACGGCTTGCGAACCAAGCAGATTCGCATCTCCGCGCCGGTTCGGTGCGCGCCACCGGCCAACGTGCCCACCCCGGTGGAACGCGACACCTGCTGGCCGTGGCTGGAATCCGAATGGCGGCTGGTCCGCGAGCACGTCCGCGTGGTCGTGGCGCTGGGCGGGTTCGGCTGGCAGATCGCGCTGCGACTACCCGGCGCCCCGGAAGGGGCCCCGGAAATGCAAGCGTTGCGGGCGGGGCCCAAGCCGCGGTTCGGCCACGGCATCGTTGCCATGCTGCCGTCCGGTGTGCGCCTGCTCGGGTGCTACCACCCGAGTCAGCAAAACATGTTCACCGGTAGGCTTACGCCCGCAATGCTCGACGACATCTTCATTGAGGCGAAGAAGCTGGCAGGGATCCGGTGA
- a CDS encoding FAD-binding protein gives MTEILISGASVAGTTLAYWLGKHGFSVTVVERHPGLRPGGQAIDVRGPALTVLDRMGLLSAAADRKTGIRGSSVVDRDGNELSRDTESTPTGGPIDSPDIELLRDDLVELLYGATQPDTEYLFDDTIAGLDNRGAAVDVTFERSPARSFDLVIGADGLHSNVRRLVFGPEERFIKRLGTYAAIFTVPNFLDLDFWQKWHYGDTTMAGVYSARHNTEARAMLGFMDTELRIDYRDIDAQYAEVEQRMADDGWVRPQLLNFMRSAPDFYFDEMAQIVMDHWSIGRVALVGDAAYCCSPLSGQGTSVALLGAYILGGELKRATQGDWVDHGVAFTNYFKRFHGYTERTQFLATDNIPGGAPISQEQFEAIVNSLALSNY, from the coding sequence GTGACCGAAATATTGATTTCCGGGGCCAGCGTCGCCGGTACCACATTGGCATATTGGCTTGGAAAGCACGGCTTTTCGGTCACGGTGGTGGAGCGGCATCCGGGGCTGCGCCCGGGCGGGCAGGCGATCGACGTGCGCGGCCCGGCGCTGACGGTGCTCGACCGGATGGGATTGCTGAGTGCGGCCGCCGACCGCAAGACCGGCATCCGCGGGTCTTCCGTTGTCGACCGCGACGGCAATGAGCTCTCCCGGGACACCGAGTCGACACCCACCGGCGGTCCCATCGACAGTCCCGACATCGAGCTGCTGCGCGACGACCTGGTCGAATTGCTTTACGGCGCAACGCAGCCGGACACCGAGTACCTTTTCGACGACACCATCGCCGGGTTGGACAACCGCGGGGCCGCCGTCGACGTCACTTTCGAACGCTCACCGGCCCGCAGCTTCGACTTGGTGATCGGCGCCGACGGCCTGCACTCCAACGTGCGCCGGCTGGTTTTCGGTCCGGAGGAGCGGTTCATCAAGAGGTTGGGCACGTACGCCGCGATCTTCACGGTGCCCAACTTCCTGGACCTGGACTTCTGGCAGAAATGGCACTACGGCGACACCACGATGGCCGGGGTGTACAGCGCCCGGCACAACACCGAGGCGCGCGCCATGTTGGGGTTCATGGACACCGAACTGCGAATCGACTACCGCGATATTGACGCGCAGTACGCCGAGGTTGAGCAGCGGATGGCCGACGACGGCTGGGTGCGTCCGCAGCTGCTGAACTTCATGCGCAGCGCGCCGGACTTCTACTTCGACGAGATGGCCCAGATCGTGATGGATCACTGGTCGATCGGCCGGGTTGCGTTGGTGGGTGATGCCGCGTATTGCTGCTCGCCATTGTCGGGCCAGGGCACCAGCGTCGCGCTGCTGGGCGCCTACATCCTGGGCGGCGAACTCAAACGCGCGACGCAGGGCGACTGGGTCGACCACGGCGTGGCGTTCACGAACTATTTCAAGCGCTTCCACGGCTACACCGAGCGCACCCAATTCCTGGCCACCGACAACATTCCTGGCGGCGCGCCGATCTCCCAGGAGCAGTTCGAGGCCATCGTGAACTCGCTCGCGCTCAGCAACTACTGA
- a CDS encoding LLM class flavin-dependent oxidoreductase, producing the protein MRLSVLDLVPVRTDQSSADALAATVQLAQAADRLGFTRYWVAEHHNMPSVGATSPPVVLAYLAAQTSRLRLGSGGVMLPNHAPLAVAEQFALLEAAAPGRIDLGIGRAPGSDPVTSYALRGARSAAEQDRDVENFPEYLDDVAALMSARGVSIPLRTGDYRLKATPAAAGEPRLWLLGSSLYSAHLAAAKGLPYVFAHHFSGNGTEEALEVYRSRFVPSALTPEPVTFLTVNATVAETRDEATALMLPNLQMMARLRTGAPLGPVPLVEEAQVAELTPQQEQIVASGLRRAVLGTPAEAADQVRSLAERLEVDEVMVNPVASARTGTEPATAPGRVTTLELLAKELF; encoded by the coding sequence GTGCGTCTTTCCGTCCTTGACCTCGTCCCGGTGCGCACCGACCAATCGAGCGCAGACGCGCTGGCGGCCACCGTGCAGCTGGCGCAGGCTGCCGACCGGCTGGGCTTTACCCGCTACTGGGTCGCCGAACACCACAACATGCCGTCGGTGGGGGCCACCAGCCCGCCGGTGGTACTGGCCTACCTGGCCGCGCAGACGTCGCGACTGCGACTGGGATCCGGCGGCGTGATGCTGCCCAACCACGCGCCGCTGGCGGTCGCCGAGCAGTTCGCATTGCTGGAAGCCGCCGCGCCCGGCCGCATCGACCTTGGCATCGGCCGCGCACCCGGATCCGATCCCGTCACGTCGTACGCGCTGCGCGGTGCCCGCTCGGCGGCCGAGCAGGATCGAGACGTCGAGAATTTTCCCGAGTACCTCGACGACGTGGCCGCGTTGATGAGCGCGCGCGGGGTGTCGATCCCGCTGCGCACCGGCGACTACCGACTCAAGGCCACCCCGGCCGCGGCCGGCGAACCGCGGCTGTGGCTGCTGGGCTCGTCGCTGTATTCGGCGCATCTGGCTGCGGCCAAAGGGTTGCCCTATGTGTTCGCACATCACTTCTCCGGCAACGGAACCGAAGAGGCGCTCGAGGTCTACCGCTCCCGGTTCGTGCCCAGCGCACTGACCCCTGAGCCCGTCACGTTTTTGACGGTAAACGCTACGGTGGCCGAAACACGCGACGAGGCAACGGCTTTGATGCTGCCGAACCTGCAGATGATGGCGCGGCTGCGGACCGGTGCGCCGCTGGGGCCGGTGCCGTTGGTGGAGGAGGCCCAGGTCGCCGAGCTGACGCCGCAGCAAGAACAGATCGTGGCAAGCGGGCTGCGGCGTGCGGTGCTCGGCACCCCCGCCGAGGCGGCCGACCAGGTGCGCAGCCTCGCCGAGCGGCTCGAGGTCGACGAGGTGATGGTGAACCCGGTCGCCTCCGCCCGAACAGGGACCGAGCCGGCCACCGCGCCGGGACGGGTCACGACGCTGGAGCTGCTGGCCAAGGAATTGTTCTAA
- a CDS encoding diguanylate cyclase domain-containing protein, with protein sequence MKRWTGNPWQRFGLSAHVGWLVVAGYLVAGVLIVISSLRNWEGQYATRPVDEVVLAGSLLFGVVCGLRAARCANGRRRYGWLAMVAALLGWAVGEIIWAFYDVRSQLDHATHPAVAEIVLLLWPFGAMTSLVLLSNLSRHSFRRLVLDGLILASSLLVISWVFVLDYQLHHDNGSRIATVAQVVNDGILMTTAILMLSRGQPGERPSRALVAGGIATISIADITMVFDTGIGSYHVNDLGDLGRVAGLAMIALAALSSVSEPPATDPASRSEVLSRALLWLPYLPLSLAAIVGWRTVARAEHGVLTALLGILVASVLARQFIALAENQDLLAVVAREAFRDSLTGLANRAHFLHRLEEAVAARQEEGYPIAVLCLDLDNFKAVNDGLGHPAGDELLIRVAGRLTAALRDRGLIARLGGDEFAVLLEGSVEESQAAAHDVLEGFRAPIVIDGVPVAVRPSIGFTVATAGSACTVDQLLRHADLAMYTAKREGGHCVRSFVPDLPLSYSFARSTDTPARPALTDRAHWLPISAAASGYPPSVRPTSTPARTPRTEPPQAATPSQQQDAAGDTRESPMPVRIALVLLTVAVLAFTATALAGINANDDTPFTKWFYAGLVLVAAGLIVVRAYRISADRWTWALIAAAMTCSGIGDVVYTLRVPAGQSASVADADYLAFYPFIYAGLVVLLYSRMAAVPIPIRLDPLICGMAVAAVGVALRAGPFRAVAARAPETVPAGFGYPWSDLILLTLAASILPIVGWRNEFRLLLIVTGLLGFAIAHTAQLVETAAGDYRMGTMLDALWPAAALLLAMASWVPESVPAPKLQRGVGSYAVPLACAVVALCVAVIDEKSHLATIFAALSLLAAAVRFSLTLRDASMIAENYKHAMTDELTTLPNRRSLATALTSLAEPASPTDHETAHTSSSSRKALLLMKLYEIQEISDALGRRFGDELLRHIAERLAASVRQDDLLARVGDDEFAILLSAGSDLIGARAQAGRLLEALGEPFAMDPLTVRVDARVAIALCPDHCEDPQELLSRAEAAMPHAKSAMSKIAVYDSAFEVYRDTDPNLIEELRAALFEGDQPTLYYQPKINGGDGSVHSVEALLRWHHPTRGVLLPEDFLPAAERAGLMRKIADRTLKLALAQIQYWRERGIVSSVAVNLATTNLLDLELVDTIERLLWARGLPANALIVEITESALVDSVRSRNTVAELQQLGVRVSLDDYGTGWSSLARLQDVSVDELKLDRIFVGRLAQDARSVAIVRSTVALADSLGADLVAEGVEDDVTLNALHRFGCTITQGFVHSPALPPSELEQWIADRATRTDQAHVSD encoded by the coding sequence ATGAAGCGCTGGACGGGAAATCCGTGGCAGCGCTTCGGGCTGTCTGCGCACGTCGGCTGGCTCGTCGTCGCGGGCTACCTTGTCGCCGGGGTGCTGATCGTCATCAGCTCGTTGCGGAACTGGGAAGGCCAGTACGCGACCCGGCCGGTCGACGAGGTCGTCTTGGCCGGGAGTCTGCTTTTCGGAGTGGTCTGCGGGCTCCGCGCGGCGCGCTGCGCGAACGGACGGCGCCGATACGGCTGGTTGGCCATGGTCGCGGCGCTGCTGGGGTGGGCGGTCGGCGAGATCATCTGGGCGTTCTACGACGTGCGCTCCCAGCTGGATCACGCCACCCACCCCGCGGTAGCCGAAATCGTGCTGCTGTTGTGGCCTTTCGGCGCCATGACGTCGTTGGTGCTGTTGTCCAACCTCTCTCGGCACAGTTTCCGGCGACTGGTGTTGGACGGGCTGATCCTGGCTAGCTCGTTGCTGGTCATCTCCTGGGTATTCGTGCTGGATTACCAGCTGCATCACGACAACGGCTCGCGGATCGCGACGGTCGCGCAGGTGGTCAACGACGGCATCCTGATGACGACGGCGATTCTGATGTTGTCGCGCGGGCAGCCTGGCGAGCGGCCGAGCCGGGCCCTGGTGGCCGGCGGCATCGCGACGATCAGCATCGCCGACATCACGATGGTGTTCGACACCGGGATAGGCAGTTACCACGTCAACGATCTGGGCGACCTGGGCCGGGTGGCCGGCCTGGCGATGATCGCGCTGGCCGCCCTGTCCAGCGTCAGTGAGCCCCCCGCCACCGATCCGGCTTCCCGAAGCGAGGTGCTGTCGCGCGCGCTGTTGTGGTTGCCCTACCTTCCGCTTTCACTGGCCGCGATCGTCGGCTGGCGCACGGTCGCCCGGGCCGAGCACGGGGTGCTGACGGCGCTGCTGGGCATCCTGGTCGCCTCGGTACTGGCCCGACAATTCATTGCGCTCGCCGAGAATCAGGATCTGCTGGCCGTGGTGGCACGCGAAGCGTTCCGGGACAGCCTGACCGGCCTGGCCAACCGTGCACATTTCCTGCATCGACTCGAAGAAGCCGTCGCGGCCCGGCAAGAAGAGGGCTATCCGATCGCCGTGTTATGCCTCGACCTCGACAACTTCAAAGCGGTCAACGACGGACTGGGCCACCCGGCCGGCGACGAACTCCTGATCCGGGTCGCCGGACGGCTCACCGCGGCGCTGCGCGACCGCGGGCTCATCGCGCGCCTGGGCGGCGACGAATTCGCGGTATTACTCGAGGGTTCGGTCGAGGAGTCCCAGGCGGCCGCGCACGACGTGCTCGAGGGTTTCCGCGCCCCGATCGTGATCGACGGCGTCCCCGTTGCCGTCCGACCGAGCATCGGTTTCACCGTCGCCACGGCCGGCTCGGCGTGCACCGTCGACCAGCTGCTGCGCCACGCAGACCTCGCGATGTACACCGCCAAACGCGAAGGCGGCCACTGCGTCCGTAGCTTCGTGCCCGATCTTCCGTTGTCGTATAGCTTTGCGCGCTCGACGGATACACCGGCACGTCCCGCACTCACCGACCGGGCCCACTGGTTGCCGATCTCGGCTGCCGCCTCGGGCTATCCGCCCTCGGTGCGGCCGACGAGCACCCCGGCACGGACCCCGCGGACCGAACCGCCGCAGGCCGCAACGCCCAGCCAGCAGCAGGACGCGGCCGGCGACACCCGCGAGTCGCCAATGCCGGTCCGCATCGCCTTGGTGTTGTTGACAGTGGCCGTGCTGGCTTTCACCGCGACCGCCTTGGCCGGGATCAACGCCAACGACGACACCCCCTTCACCAAGTGGTTTTATGCCGGCTTGGTCCTGGTCGCCGCCGGGTTGATCGTGGTGCGTGCATACCGAATCAGCGCCGACCGATGGACCTGGGCCCTGATCGCGGCCGCCATGACTTGTTCCGGCATCGGTGACGTGGTCTACACGCTGCGGGTACCGGCCGGGCAGTCCGCGTCGGTTGCCGACGCGGACTACCTTGCGTTCTATCCGTTCATCTACGCCGGCCTGGTTGTACTCCTGTACTCGCGCATGGCAGCCGTACCGATCCCGATCCGGCTCGATCCGTTGATCTGCGGCATGGCCGTCGCGGCGGTGGGCGTCGCGCTGCGCGCCGGGCCCTTCCGCGCGGTGGCCGCCCGCGCCCCCGAGACCGTCCCGGCTGGTTTCGGGTATCCGTGGAGCGATCTGATCCTGCTGACGCTGGCCGCCAGCATATTGCCAATAGTGGGTTGGCGCAATGAATTTCGTTTGCTCTTGATCGTTACGGGATTGCTCGGATTCGCAATCGCCCACACCGCCCAGCTGGTCGAGACCGCGGCCGGCGACTACCGAATGGGCACCATGCTGGATGCCCTATGGCCGGCCGCGGCGCTGCTGCTGGCGATGGCCAGCTGGGTGCCCGAATCGGTGCCAGCACCGAAGCTGCAACGCGGGGTTGGCTCCTATGCGGTACCCCTAGCGTGCGCCGTCGTCGCGCTGTGTGTTGCGGTGATTGACGAAAAGTCGCATTTGGCAACGATATTCGCGGCATTGAGTTTACTTGCCGCCGCGGTGCGATTCTCGCTGACGCTGCGCGATGCCAGCATGATCGCCGAGAACTACAAGCACGCCATGACCGACGAGCTGACAACCTTGCCCAACCGCCGTTCGTTGGCGACGGCGTTGACCTCGCTGGCCGAACCCGCGTCGCCGACGGATCACGAAACCGCGCACACGTCGTCGTCGTCACGCAAGGCGTTGCTGTTGATGAAGCTCTACGAGATTCAAGAGATCAGCGACGCACTCGGTCGCCGTTTCGGGGACGAGTTGTTGCGCCACATCGCCGAGCGCCTTGCCGCCAGCGTGCGTCAGGACGACCTGCTCGCCCGGGTGGGCGACGACGAGTTCGCCATCCTGCTGAGCGCTGGCTCCGACCTGATCGGCGCCCGCGCTCAGGCTGGTCGGCTGCTCGAAGCCCTGGGCGAACCGTTCGCGATGGATCCACTCACCGTCCGCGTCGATGCGCGTGTCGCCATTGCACTGTGCCCCGACCATTGCGAGGATCCGCAAGAACTCCTCAGCCGCGCCGAGGCGGCGATGCCGCACGCCAAGTCGGCGATGAGCAAGATTGCGGTGTATGACTCGGCGTTCGAGGTGTACCGCGATACCGACCCCAACCTCATCGAGGAGCTGCGCGCCGCACTGTTCGAGGGGGACCAGCCGACGCTGTACTACCAACCCAAGATCAACGGTGGCGACGGCAGTGTGCACAGTGTCGAAGCGTTGCTGCGCTGGCACCATCCCACCCGCGGCGTGCTGCTGCCAGAAGACTTCCTGCCCGCGGCCGAGCGCGCCGGGCTGATGCGCAAGATCGCCGACCGCACCCTCAAACTCGCGCTCGCACAGATCCAGTACTGGCGCGAGAGGGGCATCGTCTCGTCCGTCGCGGTAAACCTCGCCACCACGAACCTGCTGGACCTCGAGCTGGTCGACACCATCGAACGACTGCTGTGGGCCCGCGGTCTGCCCGCCAACGCGCTGATCGTGGAAATCACCGAAAGCGCGTTGGTCGATTCCGTGCGGTCCCGCAACACGGTGGCCGAACTGCAGCAACTCGGCGTCCGCGTCTCACTTGACGACTACGGAACCGGATGGTCGTCGCTGGCGCGGCTGCAGGACGTCTCGGTCGACGAGCTCAAACTCGACCGCATTTTCGTCGGCCGCCTGGCCCAGGACGCACGCTCGGTCGCCATTGTGCGCTCGACGGTCGCGCTGGCGGACAGCCTGGGCGCGGACTTGGTCGCCGAGGGCGTGGAGGACGACGTCACCTTGAACGCGCTGCACCGGTTCGGCTGCACCATCACCCAGGGATTCGTGCACAGCCCGGCGCTGCCGCCCAGCGAGCTCGAGCAATGGATCGCCGACCGAGCGACACGAACCGATCAGGCACACGTATCCGATTGA